In one Rutidosis leptorrhynchoides isolate AG116_Rl617_1_P2 chromosome 8, CSIRO_AGI_Rlap_v1, whole genome shotgun sequence genomic region, the following are encoded:
- the LOC139863118 gene encoding uncharacterized protein, whose translation MKNTIRCCISCILPCGALDVIRIIHSNGHVEEISGTIRAAEIMKLHPRHVLKKPSSPSYTDDGTVVCPEIVILPPDAELKRGKIYFLMPVPPSSLNEKTRSRKKNNIKNKNNNSNKSDNKLLSNLIVSDRYLSEILSENKVKDQRKGRSGVWRPHLESISEATSDIDRLN comes from the coding sequence ATGAAAAACACCATAAGATGTTGTATTTCATGCATTCTTCCTTGTGGTGCACTTGAtgttattcgaataatacactcgAATGGACACGTAGAAGAAATAAGTGGCACAATTCGAGCAGCCGAAATCATGAAACTACATCCTAGACATGTACTCAAAAAACCCTCATCACCTTCTTACACCGATGACGGGACTGTTGTTTGTCCCGAAATTGTCATCTTGCCACCAGATGCCGAACTCAAACGTGGCAAGATTTATTTTCTCATGCCTGTTCCTCCTTCTTCCTTAAACGAAAAAACTCGTTCAAGGAAGAAAAATAATATcaaaaataagaataataatagtaataagagtGATAATAAATTGTTGTCGAATCTTATCGTCTCCGATCGATATTTAAGCGAGATATTATCAGAGAATAAGGTGAAGGATCAAAGGAAAGGGCGTTCGGGTGTGTGGAGACCTCATTTAGAGAGTATTTCGGAAGCTACAAGCGATATTGATCGCTTAAATTAG